Proteins encoded by one window of Selenihalanaerobacter shriftii:
- a CDS encoding ABC transporter substrate-binding protein has translation MFNKKSIALVLIIAVVGFALVGCGQSEKAAEQAPEKNQQQTEKKAQEKVKPKSGGTLVFGRGGDSVKLDPADVTDGESMKVTRQMLDGLVEYKPGETEIEPALAKSWETSEDGLTWTFNLRKGVKFHDGTKFNADAVVFNFKRWMNKDHKYHDGQFVYWGYMFGGFPGVVKSVEAVDEYTVKFTLKEKLAPFLANLAMGPFGISSPTAIKKYGEDYFKHPVGTGPFKFVKWVKGDRIILEANEDYWEGRPYLDKVVFRVIPDNTARFMELQSGSIDMIDGVNPNSVPQIRNADKLKLSLRPSMNVGYLAMNFDKKPFGNVKVRRAINHAINKKEIIKGLYAGLGKPAKNPLPPSLWGYNEDIDPYEYNPEKAKKLLAEAGYPDGFKTTLWAMPNPRPYMPQPKLIAQAMQSDLEAIGVKAEIRSYDWGTYLQKTENGEHDMALLGWTGDNGDPDNFLYVLLDKDNAIKGSAGNIAFYKSDPLHELLIKAQTTMDQEKRAELYKKSQKVIHKDAPWVPVAHSNPPLGLKNKVMNYEPSPVGQEKLNDVWLKQ, from the coding sequence ATGTTTAATAAGAAGAGTATAGCTTTAGTTTTAATTATTGCTGTAGTAGGGTTTGCTTTAGTAGGTTGTGGACAATCTGAAAAAGCGGCAGAGCAGGCACCGGAAAAGAATCAACAACAGACTGAAAAGAAAGCTCAAGAAAAAGTTAAGCCTAAATCTGGTGGAACATTAGTCTTTGGACGAGGTGGAGATTCAGTTAAGCTAGATCCAGCTGATGTAACTGATGGTGAATCAATGAAGGTAACAAGACAGATGCTTGATGGTTTAGTAGAGTACAAGCCAGGTGAAACTGAAATTGAACCTGCATTAGCTAAGTCTTGGGAAACTTCTGAAGATGGTTTAACATGGACATTTAATTTAAGAAAAGGTGTTAAATTCCACGATGGAACTAAATTTAATGCTGATGCTGTTGTATTTAACTTTAAGCGTTGGATGAATAAAGATCATAAATATCATGATGGTCAATTTGTTTACTGGGGTTATATGTTTGGTGGGTTCCCAGGAGTAGTTAAATCTGTAGAAGCTGTGGATGAGTATACTGTTAAATTTACTTTAAAAGAAAAATTGGCACCATTCTTAGCTAATTTAGCAATGGGTCCATTTGGAATTTCTAGTCCAACAGCGATTAAGAAGTATGGAGAAGACTATTTTAAGCATCCAGTAGGAACCGGACCATTTAAGTTTGTAAAGTGGGTTAAAGGAGATAGAATCATTTTAGAAGCAAATGAAGATTATTGGGAAGGTCGACCTTACTTAGATAAGGTTGTATTTAGAGTTATTCCAGATAATACTGCTAGATTTATGGAATTACAGTCTGGAAGTATTGATATGATTGACGGAGTTAACCCTAATAGTGTTCCACAAATTAGAAATGCAGATAAATTAAAGTTATCTTTAAGACCAAGTATGAATGTTGGTTATTTAGCTATGAACTTTGATAAGAAACCATTTGGTAATGTCAAAGTTAGAAGAGCTATTAATCATGCGATTAATAAGAAAGAGATTATTAAAGGTTTATATGCAGGACTAGGTAAACCTGCTAAAAACCCATTACCACCATCCTTGTGGGGGTATAATGAAGATATTGACCCTTATGAGTATAATCCAGAAAAGGCAAAAAAATTATTAGCTGAAGCTGGTTATCCAGATGGATTTAAAACAACATTATGGGCAATGCCTAACCCAAGACCATATATGCCTCAGCCAAAGTTAATCGCTCAGGCTATGCAGTCTGATCTAGAGGCTATTGGTGTTAAGGCAGAAATTAGAAGCTATGATTGGGGTACTTATCTACAAAAGACTGAAAATGGTGAACATGATATGGCACTTTTAGGTTGGACTGGTGATAATGGTGACCCAGATAACTTCTTATACGTCTTATTAGATAAGGATAATGCAATTAAAGGAAGTGCTGGTAATATTGCATTCTATAAGAGTGATCCATTACATGAATTATTAATTAAAGCTCAAACTACTATGGATCAAGAAAAGCGAGCTGAATTATATAAGAAATCTCAAAAGGTTATCCATAAAGATGCGCCATGGGTACCTGTAGCTCACTCTAATCCTCCATTAGGATTGAAGAATAAAGTAATGAATTACGAACCAAGTCCAGTAGGACAAGAAAAATTAAATGATGTGTGGCTTAAGCAGTAA